In Quercus robur chromosome 11, dhQueRobu3.1, whole genome shotgun sequence, the sequence acaagtattcaaccccggcatacccccagagtaacggccaagctgaagcagtaaacaagacgattttgaacgggctcaagagaaggttggatggagcgaaaggaaggtgggcagaagaactacccagtgtcttgtgggcctaccgcacgacccccaggagatccacgggggaaaccccattttctctggcatacggagcagaagcagtgataccgacctaggtgagcttatgcagtgcgcgGGTCGTTGGGTTTGACCCTGTACAaaacgccgaccttatgatggagcagttggattggctagaagaatgcagggaggctgcgaccgtacgtcttgccgagtatcagcagaagctagcgcaaaggtacaaccgaaatgtaaggaccagggaattcagtgccggggaattggtgttaagaagggtagtagggaacatgcgggacgtggctgcagggaagcttgctcagagttgggagggaccatacagagtcacagccgtagcaggggcaggggcttactacttggaggacctggacgagaggccgctcccccgaccatggaacgccaacaacctgaagaagttctacgcgtaaccatcgatgtaagccgaaacttgtattctatgaagattaagagtatgatgaacttttttgtctttgctgttTTTTACCCTGTAgccgcacaccaagagaatcgccagcagaacctaaggacagaaacctgaccctcggctcgatcaatatcgccgagcaggtgaaaaccttacaaacaaaatcctaaggacagaaacctgatcctcggctcgatcaatatcgccgagcaggtgaaaaccttacaaacaaaatcctaaggacagaaacctgaccctcggctcgatcaatatcgccgagcaagtgaaaaccttacaaacaaaatcctaaggacagaaacctgaccctcggctcgatcaatatcgccgagcaggtgaaaaccttacaaacaaaatcctaaggacagaaacctgaccctcggctcgatcaatatcgccgagcaggtgaaaaccttacgaacaaaatcctaaggacagaaacctgaccctcggctagATCAATATccccgagcaggtgaaaaccttacaaacaaaaaccctaagggcagaaacctgacTTTCGACTCggtcaaaatcaccgagcatgtGTGAACCCTGTAATTAAATCTAtgagggcaaaaaaaaaaaaaattgattctcggttaaaatcaAACATCCGGACAAACGAaaactttgcaaacaaatgcTCGAAGGACAGAAACTCAATTCTCGAttaaaccaaaacctgataaaaactTAACCCcttttacaaaaactaagtccaaatagcgctctcaaaactaCTCACAGCTCCGTACAACAGGTTCTCGGGGGtacattctattaagcggccatagcattGGTGTGATTCAAGCAGAGCACAAACGGATATAATTCcattcaacaaaattgaaacaggaaaagaaagcggacttccaattaaaagagtaaaagcaattgttcagtcaccacagcccggtgacataggcaaataaaaccaataaaataaaacaacggttcaatcaccacatcccggtgacataggcaaataaaaacgaaataaaaataagctaaaataaaatcaactaggggGTTGAGTCGGTGGTGGCACTTCCTGTTGGACGATCAGGGAGAAAGGCTGGGCCTCGTCAAGAAGTTCCTGCACGGTCGGTGTGCTCGTAGCCTCCAGTTCCTCGGGCTCAGCATGAGAGTctatttgctcaaccaactccctcatactggccgtctcctcctcatcTAGAGCAGCCGGGGCGTTCTGGACGGCAGGTAAAGGActcggaaatggaatctggccggggtctctcagcggcgagtcttcaggaactcccattgcttgaagagcagcaaaccacccggcctcgaaacccatatgccgagcccgagccaccaccggctctaCGGAGTTCTCGGCGTCGGCAAAGCCCACGTCGTACCACttctgctccgcggccgccaagcccgCCCTGAGATCAGCTATCTCCTCGGCATGAGAAGTGTTGAGACTGAGGGCTTGGGCCAGTTTAAGCtccgtctcattttgcctggccaGGAGGTCAGTACACCTCTGTTCGGCAGATGTTgaacttctccgcggcagcagccttaTTCTCGGCAGACTCAGCAATCTTGGCCTTTTTcttagccgtttttactgctgcctcccgcgccaccttctcgcgctcattttcctcgtcaagctcccgtgcccgggcagccacgatGTGAGctagttgagcggcctagcaagcgtgAAGGTTAGCAAAGCGGCAAAAGGAAATTTACATGgagcaaatagacaaaagaattaccgcaatggcgtgccactctaaccggcgccccacggactcctcggacccgTCCTCAAacgcgtgcacgtcctcgggaagttggagagctccggccaaggtttgggcaatgcggccgccctcgcccttatcccatatCCGAACAGAGGCCGTTGATGGCAATGGTTTGCCATCCAGAAGGAACTTCGGCTCCCACGccggagccacttgggaggaggatgcgccccccgtgccggctTCGGTCTGCGGCTCACGGATGACAATcccccctgttggtcggggaggagtccggACAGCGGCGTCCCCCGGGGCCGTGGAATGTGGCTCGGCCACTTTCTGTTTTttccgggcacgtccggactgcgaggttggaggaggttgagaaactggaccccgaccttgggtaggcgggggctggttggtcggccggacaccaggcacgaacctgtctAGGGTCATTATTCGCCTTGCCACCATGcttgcaccgggctggatcgcttcagctagcaggttagccgcgtctgtcacttgctgttgatgctcggcgggtggatcctcgggatgggcctgctcttgggcttggtccccttgttgtatagcttcgtgggctctctctctaaggcgccgggatacttgctccgcggaatcgtctcgaagGGGAACTAATTCGTCCGCGGTAGTGAACCGcctaccaaattccctcgcttccccggttgtaagcttcggcggcaagaagttcacgtaccggacgtctatgtacgagagcagggggctgtcaactaacaacgcctgcttgaatgattgccaagtggagtaaaccggttccacgccgaggatcaggtgtgaggcccggagttgcccgtcccagtgcacgaagatctcggaacgaaggacgaagtttaagtccttgacgtggacggctctgaggtcctgagtaaacactttgccgtctgcagaAGAACAAATAACACGTTAGCTTCTAACgataaaagattttcttttacttaaaCAACTACAAGAAGGGgaaggtacgaacccacttcacgccgtgtgagggggcaagggatctccccggcaaaccaattgccgcgcaccctgacaaactccccggcggagttcctgttcgaatcgggtaggcacgatatcagccgtacccgagcatcccttgtctttaagtagtaatttgtgGACTTGCTCCCAcaaaggctgtacatttggttaatatcatggtgatctagttgtaagttaaaggtatggtttaactggccgacacaactaactacccggtaaaaattggggggaagctggtcggggcacagcccatagtaggtaagtgtgcttatcaggaggggatctaccgggaacctaaccccaccttctaagatggacatcaaaggaaagaaggctgtaccatgccctcggtggagttccatatcactctcgtggcagtaagccacgtccacgtcacgggggatactaaatttactcctaaagttggccaaagcagccggggtatctagaaggtaagaataacccatctacaaaacctaaaactacaagaataaaatcaaagaaacaaagctgaaggaacaggaagggaaaaagagacttacgttgggttctaaggaggaaaagaacgctgagcaagcaagcacacagaaatgtggtcggcagagagtaggcgCTAAAAATCAGAGGCAAAGAAAAAATGGAGTGACGTTTGgagaagaactatttatagagccagaagaaatggggaaagatgaaacgcttgatcaaacaataaatgggcacagcgaacgagcgacccagcaaatgccaagcgtaaccgatttgcgcaccgcttcggttcacgaaccgtcaggcaataatgacgtctgcgcctggcgccgcgaaacggcgcgtctttttaGATGgctattaatgagaaatgacagccagaagtcccagactaaaagattcccgaggtcaagaaGCCCAGGCAGttccttgattctcctcggaaaccgagtatgaatcaagggggggctattgtacggcaccgagctcccaaagcccatacaggccttgggcccagacccatctaggccccgggcccaagcccataccagccttgggcgcaggcccagcagatagttcccgttaccttatgcccttcttaaaactgccttaggaccaaaaacaagttttgattattaagctcccggggttgaccggttaacatttctcggtagagcgcatgagtcaatacccgggaaggtcatgatatgcacgggaacgtgagtcgccgaacataatcggtgaaaatggagccaagttccaagatcataaatgctgcaccgccctctcacctaaaacagccactttaaccagataatactggaccttcaatagcactaacgatgaacataatcatggtctccccactaaccttggctataaatagaggaaagttgggagaagaaggggttcagaaaaattgagagaaaaggagtgaaagagagagcttttcagctgagtgttgctttgagtctctctgccgagaacgacccattgtaggaaatccttaaacccactacaaataaattgtgagcccaagggatctaggcacaacaaaattaaactttggtccatttagcaatatattatgccatttcaaacaaaaagaaaaagcccatgaaaatttttattgaactaaaatttgaaagagatcGATATAGCTTGCTGCATtaataatgagattatcatatatgcaataatttaaaaatatgtaacGAAAGTGTAAAGCTTTATGTATatgagtgtttttttatttttggtcaatatataaagtttttttttatattaaattttgtataatttaggTTTCTTAATAATCATGCAAAAGAGAATTCTTGAAACCGCCACTAGTTGAAAAAGTCACTATATTACGTGTCCTTGTCCGTCTATTCTCATTTGCATAGGAAAACATGTTGTGATGTTGGAAGAATCTTAGTTGTTAGGCAAAGAGACCATTCCTATAAGTTATGATAGTCAAAacttcttaccaaaaaaaaattagtcaaaaCTTATAAACCTTTAATTTGTAGCCTAAATTCTCTTTACAACCTTACCAAACGACCTATAGGCACCCACTACATTGGTTCTAAAACTTTAAATTCCTTCAATATAGCTAGGGCAATGTTCCTTTTATTGAGAGTATTATTATCCCTCAGGTTTTCGGCTTTGTTTTAGATGAAAGCTGTTCACTTCCTAAAAATTTGGTCAGAGCAAagagttttttctctttttcaatcgttggatttctttttcatttacaaTTATAAACCTTCGGTATTAAGATGTATTTAGCTAGAGAGAATATATCCAAAATTTTCATCACCCTTATTCTAGTTGAAGAAACAACATTCATTAAATGGACACCAAATAGATATCTTTTTTTaacggaaaaaagaaaagggagaggGGAGTTTGGGAGAGAGGGTGGAGATAATTtttcacataattaaaaaagattattaatttttcacataattaaaaatgtTTGGCCATGAGATAATGACTTTAATTACTTGACAAAATTGGTAAGATGgagtttcatttttaaattattaatttgatatAGTCAGTCTTCTCAtagcaattttttattaataaataagaCATCACAGATTGGAgggtgaaaaaaagaaagatgaagacAACAAAGCATGTTGATTGAAGCACTACGGCACGccttattttataaaatctgattattaattatgtttttatatataattatagtcAAATGACAACAAATATGTATTATGTGTATCTTCTTAGCATTTTCAGATAATGACAACCCAAATTAAAGTAGTATTTCCTGACATTTACATACTATACTTTGGACATTAATTTGGTTAAAGTATAGTGAATTAGATTATTTAATAAAGGTAAATGCTGACTTATCACCCATGCCAAAAGATGCTATACaaagtgtgtgttttgtgttaaTCAGTCCTTGAGCAACAATTTTCACAAGCAGTTAAGTTAACagatttttattgattatatCGGTTAATCACTAACATCACTTTATTATCTACCATTCACAACGAACCATTTAACAGTCGTAAAATTTTGTGACCATCGACTTTTTTGGCAAAAGTAAATGGGAGTTTGTAAGTGTGGTTACTGTAAGCTCTTATTTTCTGTCATCAAAAAAGTCAAGACGGTcgcaaaaattttcacaattattttatcCGTTCTATATACTTAGTGTTTGAGCTGAAAAAAAGTAGTCAATGAAATGACCTAAGATGCCATTTTGTGGTCCACTTTGTATTTACAGGTGCGAGTCGTTTTCACTAGGCGTCTGGGTCAGCATGGTAGCTAGAGCTAGAGACGAAAATGAAGTCATTTGCTTATGTTATGATACTCCGTGTGCTAGTTAagtcaaaacccaacaaaagaCAGAAGCATAAACAAATACATTATCCATGtcagaagaaaataatatatgaatAAAGTTATTGACTCAATGTTTTCACAAAagtttcaaatcaaattttatgtGACAAATTGGTaatgataagaaaaaaatagtaatatcaGTGGTAAGTCTAATTAAAAACTAAGAGTACATTTGGTACATTAAATGTGGATTATAATAGAAATGATAATCTTTATTACCAGGAATAAAAGGTATTGTGATGGAATAACTAAACTTATTCATTAGTatggttgtgagttgtaatattagaataaaacttatgatctattttaggaaatatctcattcatacgaatatatttcctagaaaataatatattttaaattttagaaagatgagttattttttgatgattttttatttccataattgttaggtggatatggaaattttatttatttgaaaatatattaatgttagaaattattacatctactaaagaatagctatgacaacccttttagagaaaaatagttattcctcattttaaagaatagctattcataaggaatgactattctctgtaataaaaatataatcaaactattgaatagctaaaccataaaaataactattatattacaatgcctattacagtctaccaaacgtgccatAACATCAGTTTTTcacctaaattttgtcataaaaTCATTATGAAAAAATTGTGGCCATAACACTACTCATATTATATAGGCTACATGCATAAGAATAATGAACCCCAacttgttcaaaaaaaaaggtggtgGGCTATCAAAACGGTGGCGTGTAAATATAAGGCTATatatcttttctttattatcaaatgaGGTAAACAAATCTAAtgctatgtttggaagtttggagggagaggagagtaaaggggagtagaggggaggagagaAGTGGGGAGAAaagtagaggggaatggttatcctctaccttgtttggatgtttttaaaattaaggggGAGAGAAATAATTAGTCTCttcatagtttgtaattttgttaatatggtaaGGATAAACTTGGTAATTcatttggtaaaacatttttatgctctactctccctccaaatctctccaatttgggagaattaaaaataagggATTAGAAGTAGTTAGAATCTCTCCAAACCCCttcaaatctctctccctcctcccttaaaaaatatccaaacaaggtaatttcgtctactctccctccctctactctactccccctccatccaaacaagctatAAATGCAAATAGGAGCAATTAGTTGAATTAATGTAAGAAGCATGGGAAACAAGATGGAGAAGTCTATATATAGGTTTAACATGGGTGCAACTTATGAGAACCACTAAACCAGTTCAGTAGGTCCTAATCAGAAATATATTATGCAATTATTCTATCTCAAACtataaaaattgagaaatgatatatccataacatttttacaatatttttacaataaatcctaagtggcaggttgttactgattGTTATTACTGGGGccaaaaagtaatcttagtgttaggttcaaattttaacctataacaactaaccacctgtgatttgttgtaaaaatgttgtgaacgtagCATCTCTCATAAAAATTAGTCATAATAGAGATAGACAGGCTTTGTTtctcaatctaaaaaaaatgagtataCTAGGTGTGCGTTTGGGATGAGTTGAATTTTTCAGTTTATCTCTactttcaacttatttttgctactatttatgagtctcactgcactttttaatactatttatggatctcactatactattcagcttattttttaacaatttttctacactttcagaaaaaaaaaattcagttttagTTAAATAAGCTGTTCCAAACGAACACCTAGGTTTGATTGGGAAAAGCTTAATTAGGTcatgtttggtaactattttcattttcttgtttttaaggaaaaaagaaagaaaaaattgttttcaaaatgcaaaacacgtttggttagttgaaaagaaaaaaacaatttccaaaaacaaaatttaggaaatttgtttggtatttgtttttgaaaaagttgaattttgttttgtttggctaatttaaaacattttgtCTGTTCATTCTAATTCAAAAATGCGTTTGCTTCAAAGTATTTAAAATCAATATACTTTGAGGAATTATAAAATCAAATGCTTTGTATATAACATTCAAGCTTGAAACTTTAATCATACAAGTTTGGAACTATATTAATGAAAGTTTCATCCTATTGtaagaaaaatagcatttaaaCATTATAAAAGCCAAATGTGCTAACACTTTTatatacctataaaaaaaaaaaaaacaaacatgccATTATATCACATCAATCCCTAAGATGGATTTTGTAAAACTATTTGTCCTTGTAACATTAGTTTATTCAAAGTTAAAGCAAGTTTAATTTATATAGATggtaaaatatgattttatatgTGTACCTTTGACTGATGGATCcccaaaaaatgtaaaagattGCGTAAATCgctaatagaaaataaaaatatgaaattaggaagagagagagagagagataaattaGAGGCGTAGAGAATAAACTAGAGGGGAGAGAGTGAAAAGGAGTGGGTTTTACTGTACCTAGTACCACCTGTCTCTGGTTTCGTTCTCAAGGGTCTTTGTGTGGgaaattttagcaaaaagtaGCGGTGAGGAAGGGAAAAAATTATGTGAAGTAGCggcaaagagaaaaaaaatatatataaataagaatCAAAGTTGCACAAATTGAACTTGCGAGCTGGTTCATTAAAGTTGTAAAATGACATGTTTTTCCTGTGTTTTCACAAgcctaaaaaaacacaaaactgaaaagagTCCTTtggttattttcatttttctttataaattagaaacaaaaattgttttctcttttttgttattttgagtttaccaaacaagtttttttttattggaaactgaaaatggtccttgaaaatagaaaactgataaaaaacagttaccaaacttaactttatttagttgaaattgaaaactttttactgaaagtatggtagataaaagtaaaaactagctaaaatagtatagtggaacccataaataatacaaaaaagtgtagtaagactcatgaatagtagcaaaaataagctgactttAACTCTAATGTCAAACACAACCTAAATGTTCTATGATCATTTAAAaatggcaaaaatgcaaaactgaccctttaactttcactgtttttcattttagtcctctaactttcagttttgtcaattcggtcctctaacttttaatttttgtcaattcaaggTTCCGTTACAACTTAGTCAGTGTTGCCGTTAgatatcgtttttttttttttttttttttttttttttttttttttttataatttggaattaaaaagaaaaagaaaaatctggagaaaaaaaaaagaaaagaaaagaaaataaaaagaaaaaagaattgagGCATCGCAAGCGTTCCAGTCACACTAGTGTATTGTCTAACCACGTCTTTAGGCTTTGGACCGATGAAGAAGAAAGCATCAACAATCCCGGCCTCGCTCATCCACAATGTGTCAATTCTAGACCTATCCGACTGTAATGAGATCACGGAATCTACGTCCCAACCGGCCATCAACACATCGATCTGCATCTTCGCCACATTCAGCCAGAAGAATCCAGAAGTTCCGTGAGACTTACCGTGCGAGATCATGAAGGGAATCGAGCTGTAGAGGCCGAAAGGAGCCTCATGTACGTATTCAAATCCGATTCAGTCCAGTGAGAAGACTTCAGTCACCTTCAAAACCGATTCAGTCACCTTCATCTCGGAAAACCgattcagtctctctctctaaatccgACTCAACCTCTCTCTCAAACGggctcagtctctctctctctcaaaccgccaaccc encodes:
- the LOC126704650 gene encoding uncharacterized protein LOC126704650; this encodes MGYSYLLDTPAALANFRSKFSIPRDVDVAYCHESDMELHRGHGTAFFPLMSILEGGVRFPVDPLLISTLTYYGLCPDQLPPNFYRVVSCVGQLNHTFNLQLDHHDINQMYSLCGSKSTNYYLKTRDARVRLISCLPDSNRNSAGEFVRVRGNWFAGEIPCPLTRREVDGKVFTQDLRAVHVKDLNFVLRSEIFVHWDGQLRASHLILGVEPVYSTWQSFKQALLVDSPLLSYIDVRYVNFLPPKLTTGEAREFGRRFTTADELVPLRDDSAEQVSRRLRERAHEAIQQGDQAQEQAHPEDPPAEHQQQVTDAANLLAEAIQPGASMVARRIMTLDRFVPGNAPAALDEEETASMRELVEQIDSHAEPEELEATSTPTVQELLDEAQPFSLIVQQEVPPPTQPPS